A region of the Phaeodactylum tricornutum CCAP 1055/1 chromosome 1, whole genome shotgun sequence genome:
TTGGCTCCAATACGGAAAAACCTCGACCTCAAGGCGACTACGAACAAACATGCTTGTCTAGCATAAATACATATATCTAAATGGGGTTCCAAGGGGGACTACTCTAGCAAAGCACACTACGAGTGAAATAGAGGGAACTGTTATACTCCGGCCGTGGGATTGAGCGAGGGGACCATCCAGAGTCGTCAATCGCCCATCCCACGCGCCGGGAACTACGGACTATGGACCAAGGGCGGTCCAATCGTAAACGATAAACACACTGGGCTCGTTTGCTCACAGTTAGAACAACGCTCGCTTTTCGTACAGTAGATTGTCCAGAACGTTGTTTTGATTGTCCCGGACTTCGAAGCGCAAGGGCAAAAAGTAGTCGGGGCACCCGGCAGGGGTATTAATTTGCAAGCCTCCGAGCAGGGCAATTTTACCGTCGCCGCCGACCTTGCCGCATCCCTTGGCCACAATCTTCTGCATAAGATCGTCGAGGGGTTCGTAGGTAGCGTAGGGTAGTTCGACCATGGCGTCCTGGGCGTTACCGATGCGTTCGGCGTAGGGCAGGAGCATGTTTCCGACGTAGAGTTGTTGGGCGTCCATGGAACTTTCCGGGACGGCGGGAGCCGGATCGGCTTCGCCATTGAAAACTTTGCTGATGTAcccggcggcggcgacggcgcTGCCGCAGCAAGTTCCTCCCTTTTCGCGGCCTCGTCGGTTGACGGTTCCGACGTTGCCGTCTAGATCGACTCCGACGTGGGGTCCGTAGACGACGAGGCAGGAGCCACCGTCGGGTATGTGTTTGGCCATGGCACCGAACCCGGTGACTCCCGAAAAGGGGAACCCGGCGAGGCCTCCGAGACTGAAGGTGTCCTTGAATTCCTTGGCAAAGTCTGTCTCGAGGGGACGGTTGACTTCGTCGCTGCAAAAGGAAGTAGCGACTAGTGAATTGGAACCGAATCCAAATCGAGAGAGTGCACTTTTGGTCTTGGCCACGAGCTGGTCGTTGGTGGCGGCTCCGGGAAAGGCTTGTTGTACTTTGGCCATGGTGGTCTGTGGCGTAACAAGAGACAGAGCAACCGGCGGGGTGAGTCCAGATACGTCCATTCCGTTTTACCGTTACTACCGTACGCTACTTTTGTCGGGTAggaccaacaacaacagtaaaaGTAACACAGGGAAAGTCACGCAACTGCGCCACAGTACGTACCTCAAACTGGGACAAATCGACCACCACGGGTGCCGGGGGAGCGACGGTTGCGGGAGCTGGAGCTGGAGTTTCTGTGGGTTCGGGTGCCGAATTTCCGGCGACGAGAGGCGCACTGACACCGGCCACGATACTACCAAAACTCTGGCGACGCGTGTTGTCGAGAATGACCGAAGTCGCGACGGCGGTGAGTGCCGAAACGGCACCCACCGAAAGCAGATCCTCGGTACCCAAGACACCACCAGTGCCACTGGTAGTCGCTCCAGCAGTCGCTGTGGTAGTGGTGGAcgactgttgttgttgttgttgctgctgttgtgcGGCTTCGGCTTGCTTCTTCTGTATCGCGGCCTTGATGGAGGGATCGGCATCGGCCATAGTTTTGGCCATGAACTCTTCGTACTCCTGaagtttcttcttcaagtCATCGTTGGATAGTTTGGCGAGATCTCCGGTGATCTTGGGCGGAGCGCTGGGCTTGGACGCTGCTCCGCTGGACTGCGACTGGAGCGATTCGATCTGCGCTTTCAAGGCGTCGATCTCGGCTTGATTCTGCTTCTCCACCGTCTCGATGGCCTTGACCTTGTCTTCGTAGGCTTGCGCGAGAAAGTCCGATAGCTCCGCGGCGCGTTCCAACTTGGCTACCGCTTCGCTCCGATCCACACCGTCAATCGTCGAAGACAGCGGCGAATGACGGCGGACCGAAACGACGGACGTCTGGAACGCCGCCGTACACACTACCATACTAGCCACCACGAGCGACGAGTAACTCTGACTGCGCATGCAAATCCTCATTGTGAACGCCGTAGACTACGATAAAATACGATGTGTATGTGTGAATAAGTGACACCAAGGACACTCGAGAGCACAGATATACAATACCCCAACGAACCAAACTATATATCACGCACGACACGGGAGAAAACTCGTTGTCCAAAGCTTCCCTCTCTCAGACGGCGCAATCTCTGTGGTACGCGTCGGGCTTTCAGTGTTGAGGGGCGGGCTGGATCTGGGCACTGTTGTGTTTCGTCGCTCGCTCCGTCGCCAttactactactactacctACATCTACGACTACTACTTACTACTCTCCCTAATTTGCCGCTACATACCGTACTGACAGTACACTTATCTACCTTTCTCTACTTGCCGTACCCAACGACACGTCGGGCCAGCGCAGCCCGAGTACCGGCCGGCGATACCAGATCAGAGGTCCGGGGGGACATCCGTGCGCGTACGTCACTCATCGCCAGAACTGACGTCATCGGTATCCAAGCCCCTTTCCCGGGAAAAAGTGATTCGTGACGTTGACGTCAATTCATCCTTCCCCTTCGCTCTCATTCTCCGACTTGATCTAATTCACGAACAACTATTCTCTACCCAACACGAACGGCAAAACTACACGTCCTGGTTGGCAGTGACTCGGCTATACCAATATACCAATTTTACCTACAGTGTATTTTGATACCTATCTatacatcacagtcaacccaACCGGGCCGATCCAAACGACGACCACACGATCACAAGCATATTGTtctcattgactgtgagtgagcCTCCGTTCCCTTGCATGCCCGTGGACGCTACCTACTTATATAcaacattttctttcttcctcaTTCCCTACCTGCCGTGAGCGGCATGAAATTCTCCACCATATTGCCCGAACTGTCACGAATACAAAACCGACGGACCACGAAGAAATCCGACATTTCCTTCGGAGTGTTGATTTGAATGCCACCCACCACGGCGATCTGCCCATCCCCGTCAATGTGGTTGCTGCCTTCGTCCAGAATACGCGTCACCAGCTTTTGTTGGGCGTCGTACACGGATACCGGTAACGTCACCATCACGTCCTCCGCTTCCGATAAAGTCGCCGCGTACGGACGCAGCATATCCCGCACGTACCCTTGTTGCGCGTCCAAAGGGTCGTTGCTGTAACGGTAGACCGGCGTACTAGTAGcgctggacgacgacgatgatgacgactCGTCGAGAGTGGCTTGATAGGCCTGCGTCACGGCCtgcgccgccgccacggcacTTCCACAACACGCTCCACCCTTTTCTCGACCCCGTCGAGCCACCGTTCCCCACTTTCCTTCCCAACTCACTCCGACGTGCGACCCGTAAATCAATAAACACGAGCCGCCGTCCGGAATGTGGCCAGCCATGGCACCGAATCCCGTCAACCCACCGAACGGAAAACCGGCCAAACCGCCCATGGTAAAGTGCTTGCCGTACACTTCGCCGAAGTCTTGTTCCAGCGGACGCGTCACTTCGTCACTACACAAGGAAGTGGCCAAGAGCGTGTTGTACTTGTGGTATCCAAACTGGGAAAGTCGCTTGctgaccatggcgacgagTTCCGCGTTCGTTAAGGCGTCCGGAAAGGCCTTCTTCACGGCAGTTAGAGTTACCTACGTGCAGCGTTCGAGGATGCATGGGAAAAACATGAGTCCTCGCATGCCAACGCTTAGGAGAAGTTAAACAGTCATGGAACGAGCAAAAGTGGGAAAGATATCCCAACGTACACCCACACACTTTCTCGCATACACTCGATCCGCATCACGCCGTTGTTTACCACCCCACCCTTCACACGCACTTTTGCACGCACACTCCCACAAATGACGATTTCTTACGCGTGCACGAACAACATACATTCATTTGGTTGTCTTTTCCTTCTGTGACAGTGACGAGTCAAAAGATACTCTCTTCGGTAGAAAGTGTCCAAATAGCCCACAGAGTCCTCAATGTCATCCCATCACGCTTTTTGACAACGTCACTACTCTAGAGAatagaagaaaaaggcatgAGAGAGATATAAGGTGCCAATACAGATAGCTTGACATCCAGGATTCTTCGCCACCCACCGGTAACCCACGCATGAAACTTGCTGCATGCGGGGAAAACAACGAAGAACGGAAGCAGCGAACCGTGCAGAAGTCGCTGAAATGGAGTGACGAAGAGTTGGCCGTCTCTTTTATTTTAAACAGTTTGTGTAGATCACGTTTTACGATTCAAAATAAGCCGTTTTTCAAAAGATTGGATTTTGAATTCTGACCCATCCTCGACGACAGGCGTCCACTGTCAGACACCGAACCCTGAACCCTGAAAACAATGCAAAATCATGCAACACGCAAGTCACAAATCACGGACACAACCCAACCAGAACCTGATTCTATAGTTCATTGTTGGGAAGGTTTTTACCTGTGTCGCACAAGAAATGGCAATATGCGTCGAATCCTGAAACTACCAACGCCCAAACAGGCGGCaatcttctttctcttgGTCGCGGCGTTCCTTGACCCAGCGATCTACGCGGCGCAAGGTTTGACCGCGGACTCGGCGATCCTGTTAACCTCGTCCACCTCGTCCTTGCGTTTCCACTCCTCCCTACCGCCCCGGCAGAAACGCACGGATCGACCGGCACGCGTCCACCGATCGTACGGCGATCGCTTTcgcgatgacgatgatgtcCAAGGCGATAGATTGGTCCCCAACGACGAAATTTCTCGCCGATTGAGTACAGATCGACCCACGCTCTCTCGCACAGAAGTTGTGGGACCGCCCATTGTACCGAGCAAACCCAAAATTGTTGTACTGGGGGCATCCGGAAAAGTGGGAAGACTCGTCGTCCAACAACTACTCGAATCTAATGTTGACATGACTGTGGTGGCCTTTGTAAGAGACTACGATAAGGTACGTCTGATGCCTGCGAAAGTGTGTGAACGAGGCCCGACCCCGACGGTTCGCGTTGTTCGAGTGGAGTACCTACGGATGTCTTACCGCATTTTATTGACCTGGATTCGAACTATGTTTTCTACTGTTACTCTAGGCATGTCGTGTATTGTATGATGATATCCTGGTAGCCAAAAGAAGTAAAACCCGTCCGGGAGGAAAGGGGGAATCACGGGGTCCCAACCTTCAAATCGTGGAAGCCGATTTGGTACCTCCGGAGGAACTTCCAGGGTACGAGGATGAAGAGGAAACATCTTGGAGAAAACGGGCAAAGTCGGCCGCCTCGTTCTACAGAAATTCAATGGAGAACTATGACGATCGCGATCAAATTTCGGAGGGTGTGCAAGTGAACGAAGCCTTGCAAGAAGCG
Encoded here:
- a CDS encoding predicted protein translates to MRICMRSQSYSSLVVASMVVCTAAFQTSVVSVRRHSPLSSTIDGVDRSEAVAKLERAAELSDFLAQAYEDKVKAIETVEKQNQAEIDALKAQIESLQSQSSGAASKPSAPPKITGDLAKLSNDDLKKKLQEYEEFMAKTMADADPSIKAAIQKKQAEAAQQQQQQQQQSSTTTTATAGATTSGTGGVLGTEDLLSVGAVSALTAVATSVILDNTRRQSFGSIVAGVSAPLVAGNSAPEPTETPAPAPATVAPPAPVVVDLSQFETTMAKVQQAFPGAATNDQLVAKTKSALSRFGFGSNSLVATSFCSDEVNRPLETDFAKEFKDTFSLGGLAGFPFSGVTGFGAMAKHIPDGGSCLVVYGPHVGVDLDGNVGTVNRRGREKGGTCCGSAVAAAGYISKVFNGEADPAPAVPESSMDAQQLYVGNMLLPYAERIGNAQDAMVELPYATYEPLDDLMQKIVAKGCGKVGGDGKIALLGGLQINTPAGCPDYFLPLRFEVRDNQNNVLDNLLYEKRALF
- a CDS encoding predicted protein, which translates into the protein MHPRTLHKAFPDALTNAELVAMVSKRLSQFGYHKYNTLLATSLCSDEVTRPLEQDFGEVYGKHFTMGGLAGFPFGGLTGFGAMAGHIPDGGSCLLIYGSHVGVSWEGKWGTVARRGREKGGACCGSAVAAAQAVTQAYQATLDESSSSSSSSATSTPVYRYSNDPLDAQQGYVRDMLRPYAATLSEAEDVMVTLPVSVYDAQQKLVTRILDEGSNHIDGDGQIAVVGGIQINTPKEMSDFFVVRRFCIRDSSGNMVENFMPLTAGRE